A DNA window from Limanda limanda chromosome 6, fLimLim1.1, whole genome shotgun sequence contains the following coding sequences:
- the fosb gene encoding protein fosB, whose protein sequence is MQLFWRETKSTSAGDNKTSNGPAFSLSPCGMYQGFPGDPDSGSPGSSSPSIECLSSVDSFGSPPTTSAPQECVSVGAGLSIAGSGPGTSVGVEMPGSFVPTVTAITTSQDLQWMVQPTLVSSQASGQSGSSGTTAMTQPVSLIDPYDMPGPSYSLRSGFTPPSSETPGPAPGPMRQSRARSRRAREESVSDDGDVGVFLTPEEEEKRRVRRERNKMAAAKCRNRRRELTDRLQSETDILEEEKAELESEISELQKEKERLEFVLVAHQPTCKIQYQVQHPQGPAPLPPVQAQLPPQTLQPSVSIVGLAVKEDSFFLPPAYTPHPASTQSQPPVQQQQQQLQQQLQQQLQQGIMQEVEFSSSFYGSSEPVPGGPCLMASDGGGGNHDDAAIGRYNTSYTSSFVFTYPEGACGVSANQRNSSSEQSSDSLNSPSLLAL, encoded by the exons ATGCAACTTTTTTGGAGAGAAACCAAGAGCACCTCAGCGGGAGATAACAAGACCAGTAACG GTCCCGCTTTCTCTCTGAGTCCCTGCGGAATGTACCAAGGGTTCCCCGGCGACCCCGACAGCGGATCCCCAGGAAGCTCGTCCCCATCCATAGAGTGCCTTTCCTCCGTGGACTCCTTCGGCAGCCCGCCGACCACCAGTGCTCCGCAG gagtgtgtgtcagtgggagCTGGCTTGAGCATTGCGGGCAGCGGGCCAGGGACCAGTGTCGGAGTGGAGATGCCCGGCTCATTTGTGCCAACCGTCACcgccatcaccaccagtcaggACCTGCAGTGGATGGTGCAGCCAACCCTCGTCTCTTCCCAGGCCTCTGGACAAAGTGGGTCCAGTGGCACCACAGCCATGACCCAGCCAGTGTCACTTATTGACCCTTATGATATGCCAGGCCCCAGTTACTCATTGAGGTCTGGATTCACTCCCCCGAGTTCAGAAACTCCGGGCCCAGCCCCGGGCCCTATGCGCCAGTCTCGAGCCCGCAGCCGCCGCGCTCGTGAGGAGTCTGTGAGTGACGATGGAGATGTTGgtgtgttt CTAAcacccgaggaggaggagaagaggcgtGTTCGTCGAGAGAGAAACAAGATGGCCGCTGCCAAGTGCAGAAACCGCCGACGAGAGCTCACAGACAGATTGCAGTCG GAGACGGACattctggaggaggagaaggctgagCTGGAGTCCGAGATTTCTGAGTtgcagaaggagaaggagcgcCTAGAGTTTGTCCTGGTGGCCCACCAGCCCACCTGTAAGATCCAATACCAGGTCCAGCATCCACAGGGCCCAGCGCCACTCCCTCCGGTCCAGGCCCAGCTCCCTCCCCAGACCTTGCAACCTTCTGTCTCCATTGTGGGTTTGGCTGTGAAGGAagactctttctttcttcctcctgcctACACCCCCCATCCGGCCTCCACACAGTCCCAGCCTCcggttcagcagcagcagcagcaacttcaGCAGCAACTTCAGCAGCAACTTCAGCAAGGGATAATGCAGGAGGTAGAGTTTTCTAGTTCTTTCTATGGCTCAAGTGAGCCAGTACCTGGTGGGCCGTGCCTTATGGCCAGCGACGGTGGTGGTGGTAACCATGACGATGCCGCCATTGGCCGCTACAACACCTCATACACATCTTCATTTGTGTTCACCTACCCAGAGGGAGCCTGCGGGGTCAGTGCCAACCAGAGGAACAGCAGTAGCGAGCAGTCATCTGATTCCCTGAACTCGCCTTCGCTGTTGGCGCTCTGA
- the c6h19orf47 gene encoding uncharacterized protein C19orf47 homolog isoform X2 produces MASVTTATSEWIQFFKDAGIPAGLAVTYAVSFVDNRIQKNMLMDLNKDIMMDLGITVIGDIIAILKHAKQVYRQDMCKMATEAISSGQSNVKAELRRTANTPATRMIANALSSDSPPATPARRPDNRLSVTVSNKAVISQPADEGNSLAAVKRRRVTAEMEGLKRTSVFARLGDESKADAPTSNKQPTGVFSRLDQAAKVEVLPRAGKMDVDEQDDSDGEGSVLQYAGVLKGPPPCKKRQPTAKPAPTTLRRLGGKFNLPPTDPPTPSSSPNGLPPAKISVLKRLGKLSATTTPADTQDNRVTSTKPRTLGRLTIASPKVSSSTGTTAAGGVVGGGGAAAESLGARMDCQAVSVFRRLGNKNT; encoded by the exons ATGGCGTCCGTGACAACAG cCACCTCGGAGTGGATTCAGTTTTTTAAGGATGCAGGGATCCCAGCCGGTCTGGCTGTCACCTATGCAGTCTCCTTTGTGGACAACAG AATCCAGAAGAACATGCTTATGGACCTCAATAAAGATATTATGATGGACCTCGGTATCACAGTCATTGGTGATATCATTGCCATTCTTAAACATGCCAAGCAGGTGTACCGGCAG GACATGTGCAAGATGGCCACAGAAGCCATCTCCTCAGGACAGTCAAATGTTAAAGCTGAGCTCAGAAGAACAGCCAATACTC CTGCCACTCGTATGATTGCTAACGCTTTGAGCAGCGACTCCCCGCCAGCCACCCCGGCCCGTCGCCCTGACAACCGCCTCTCTGTGACAGTGTCCAACAAAGCAG TTATAAGTCAGCCTGCCGACGAGGGGAACAGTTTAGCAGCAGTGAAGCGCCGGCGAGTGACAGCTGAGATGGAAG GTTTGAAACGCACGTCTGTATTTGCAAGACTTGGGGATGAATCCAAAGCAGACGCACCAACGAGCAATAAACAG CCCACTGGTGTGTTCAGTCGTTTGGACCAAGCGGCCAAAGTGGAAGTCCTGCCGAGGGCAGGGAAGATGGATGTAGACGAGCAGGATGACAGTGATGGAGAGGGCTCTGTTCTTCAGTACGCTGGCGTCCTCAAGGGACCCCCTCCCTGCAAGAAGAGGCAGCCAACCGCGAAACCTGCCCCGACCACCCTGCGGCGTCTGGGAGGAAAATTCAACCTACCTCCCACTGACCCTCCCACTCCCTCATCTTCCCCTAACGGCCTACCTCCTGCCAAAATCAGTGTGCTCAAGAGACTGGGCAAGCTCTCTGCCACAACCACGCCGGCCGACACACAGGACAACAGAGTGACCAGCACCAAGCCCAGAACCCTGGGGAGGCTGACCATAGCCAGCCCCAaagtcagcagcagcaccgggaccacagcagcaggaggagtagtgggaggaggaggagcagcagcagagtcctTGGGGGCCCGCATGGACTGTCAGGCTGTAAGTGTTTTTAGGAGACTGGGCAATAAGAATACCTAA
- the ttc9b gene encoding tetratricopeptide repeat protein 9B gives MHSTLLPSSPKKHTFVPEHHGPLQALSLRDMEAKQHQIKSLKSYPETGGRSLAAAAAAGGGAGSAEMEMEAKIQKAIDFKAEGHRCYKEKKFREAIGKYHRALLQLKGVHVADGTTGSEVNLLSQATSKMTEEQRRSVETTEIECYDSLTACLLQSELVNYERVKEYCLKVLSHQRDHFKAMYRAGIAFYHLGDYECALRYLRDAKNREPSDTNVLRYIQLTEMKMIKSGQRDREMGKETLG, from the exons ATGCACAGCACGCTGCTCCCGTCGTCCCCGAAGAAACACACCTTCGTGCCCGAGCACCATGGTCCGCTGCAGGCGCTTTCACTGAGAGACATGGAGGCGAAGCAGCACCAGATCAAGAGCCTGAAGAGCTACCCGGAGACCGGCGGCCGGAGCCTGGCTGCAGCCGCCGCCGCTGGGGGGGGAGCCGGCTCGGccgagatggagatggaggcgAAGATCCAGAAAGCCATCGACTTCAAGGCGGAGGGTCACCGCTGCTACAAGGAGAAGAAATTCCGGGAGGCGATCGGCAAGTACCACcgggcgctgctgcagctgaagggGGTGCACGTCGCGGACGGGACGACGGGCTCCGAGGTCAACCTGCTGAGCCAGGCCACCTCCAAGATGACCGAGGAGCAGCGGAGGTCCGTGGAGACCACCGAGATCGAGTGCTACGACAGCCTGACAg CGTGTCTGTTGCAGTCCGAGCTGGTGAACtacgagagagtgaaggagTACTGTCTGAAGGTGCTGAGCCACCAGAGAGACCACTTCAAGGCCATGTACCGAGCCGGCATCGCCTTCTATCACCTGGGCGACTACGAATGTGCCCTCCGTTACCTGCGTGACGCCAAGAACCGCGAACCATCAG ACACCAACGTGCTCCGGTACATCCagctgacagagatgaagatgaTCAAGAGCGGACAGCGGGATCGAGAGATGGGCAAAGAGACCCTTGGCTAA
- the c6h19orf47 gene encoding uncharacterized protein C19orf47 homolog isoform X1: MASVTTATSEWIQFFKDAGIPAGLAVTYAVSFVDNRIQKNMLMDLNKDIMMDLGITVIGDIIAILKHAKQVYRQDMCKMATEAISSGQSNVKAELRRTANTPATRMIANALSSDSPPATPARRPDNRLSVTVSNKAVISQPADEGNSLAAVKRRRVTAEMEGKYIINMPKGTTPRTRRILAQHGKKGLKRTSVFARLGDESKADAPTSNKQPTGVFSRLDQAAKVEVLPRAGKMDVDEQDDSDGEGSVLQYAGVLKGPPPCKKRQPTAKPAPTTLRRLGGKFNLPPTDPPTPSSSPNGLPPAKISVLKRLGKLSATTTPADTQDNRVTSTKPRTLGRLTIASPKVSSSTGTTAAGGVVGGGGAAAESLGARMDCQAVSVFRRLGNKNT; this comes from the exons ATGGCGTCCGTGACAACAG cCACCTCGGAGTGGATTCAGTTTTTTAAGGATGCAGGGATCCCAGCCGGTCTGGCTGTCACCTATGCAGTCTCCTTTGTGGACAACAG AATCCAGAAGAACATGCTTATGGACCTCAATAAAGATATTATGATGGACCTCGGTATCACAGTCATTGGTGATATCATTGCCATTCTTAAACATGCCAAGCAGGTGTACCGGCAG GACATGTGCAAGATGGCCACAGAAGCCATCTCCTCAGGACAGTCAAATGTTAAAGCTGAGCTCAGAAGAACAGCCAATACTC CTGCCACTCGTATGATTGCTAACGCTTTGAGCAGCGACTCCCCGCCAGCCACCCCGGCCCGTCGCCCTGACAACCGCCTCTCTGTGACAGTGTCCAACAAAGCAG TTATAAGTCAGCCTGCCGACGAGGGGAACAGTTTAGCAGCAGTGAAGCGCCGGCGAGTGACAGCTGAGATGGAAGGCAAGTACATCATCAACATGCCCAAAGGCACCACGCCTCGTACACGCCGCATCCTGGCCCAGCACGGCAAGAAAG GTTTGAAACGCACGTCTGTATTTGCAAGACTTGGGGATGAATCCAAAGCAGACGCACCAACGAGCAATAAACAG CCCACTGGTGTGTTCAGTCGTTTGGACCAAGCGGCCAAAGTGGAAGTCCTGCCGAGGGCAGGGAAGATGGATGTAGACGAGCAGGATGACAGTGATGGAGAGGGCTCTGTTCTTCAGTACGCTGGCGTCCTCAAGGGACCCCCTCCCTGCAAGAAGAGGCAGCCAACCGCGAAACCTGCCCCGACCACCCTGCGGCGTCTGGGAGGAAAATTCAACCTACCTCCCACTGACCCTCCCACTCCCTCATCTTCCCCTAACGGCCTACCTCCTGCCAAAATCAGTGTGCTCAAGAGACTGGGCAAGCTCTCTGCCACAACCACGCCGGCCGACACACAGGACAACAGAGTGACCAGCACCAAGCCCAGAACCCTGGGGAGGCTGACCATAGCCAGCCCCAaagtcagcagcagcaccgggaccacagcagcaggaggagtagtgggaggaggaggagcagcagcagagtcctTGGGGGCCCGCATGGACTGTCAGGCTGTAAGTGTTTTTAGGAGACTGGGCAATAAGAATACCTAA